In Microbacterium enclense, one genomic interval encodes:
- a CDS encoding DUF1048 domain-containing protein produces the protein MAWYEKIIGDLSAKKQWREYRRRVHDLPEPYRQAAAALERYLLNLGPTNDTDSLIRMVTDLADLLEQGAADRTPVRDLVGTDPVVFAEEFMANYGDGSWIGRERARLTRAIDEAARTRR, from the coding sequence ATGGCCTGGTACGAGAAGATCATCGGTGACCTGAGCGCCAAGAAGCAGTGGCGCGAGTATCGGCGGCGTGTGCATGACCTGCCCGAGCCCTATCGCCAGGCGGCCGCCGCTCTGGAGCGCTATCTGCTGAACCTCGGCCCCACGAACGACACGGACAGTCTCATCCGCATGGTGACGGATCTCGCCGATCTGCTCGAGCAGGGAGCGGCCGACCGTACGCCTGTCCGTGACCTCGTCGGGACCGATCCCGTCGTCTTCGCGGAAGAGTTCATGGCCAACTACGGCGACGGCAGTTGGATCGGCCGCGAACGTGCTCGTCTGACGCGCGCCATCGACGAGGCGGCGCGCACGCGGCGCTGA
- a CDS encoding PadR family transcriptional regulator — MGKQDSEMLKGVLEGVVLAVLAGRPAYGYEITADLRARGFTDLAEGTVYAILVRIEQRGLVDVEKVASEKGPPRKVFTVNDTGRAQLAEFWTTWELLADRLEALREKGK; from the coding sequence GTGGGGAAACAAGACAGCGAGATGCTCAAAGGCGTCCTCGAGGGTGTCGTTCTCGCTGTGCTCGCGGGGAGGCCCGCCTACGGGTACGAGATCACGGCTGACCTGCGCGCCCGCGGGTTCACGGATCTCGCCGAGGGGACGGTCTACGCCATCCTCGTGCGCATCGAGCAACGCGGTCTCGTCGACGTCGAGAAGGTGGCATCCGAGAAAGGTCCACCACGCAAGGTCTTCACGGTCAACGACACCGGTCGGGCTCAGCTCGCCGAATTCTGGACGACGTGGGAGCTTCTCGCCGATCGGCTCGAAGCACTCCGCGAGAAGGGGAAATGA
- a CDS encoding RNA-binding S4 domain-containing protein yields the protein MSGPDPQDIPVGSDGIRLNPFLKFAGIVDSGGDAKEAIIDGYVKVNGEVERRRGRQLQVGDVVTFEGRSFRVQA from the coding sequence ATGAGCGGCCCCGATCCCCAGGACATCCCCGTCGGCAGCGATGGCATCCGACTGAACCCGTTCCTGAAGTTCGCGGGCATCGTCGACTCCGGCGGCGACGCCAAGGAAGCCATCATCGACGGCTACGTGAAGGTCAACGGCGAGGTCGAGCGCCGCCGTGGGCGCCAACTCCAGGTCGGCGATGTCGTGACGTTCGAGGGGCGCTCGTTCCGCGTCCAGGCCTGA
- a CDS encoding metalloregulator ArsR/SmtB family transcription factor, translated as MDRIAGLDEAAELFKVLGNESRLALVWLLSREPLTVGALAESAGLSQPLVSQHLRTLRQAGLVTSEREGKEIRYALADQHVAHVVLDAIAHVQEPKEQGNEQ; from the coding sequence GTGGACAGGATCGCCGGGCTCGACGAGGCCGCAGAACTCTTCAAGGTTCTGGGCAACGAATCGCGTCTCGCGCTCGTGTGGCTGTTGAGCCGCGAACCGCTCACCGTGGGCGCGCTCGCGGAGAGCGCGGGCCTCTCTCAGCCGTTGGTGTCGCAACACCTGCGAACGCTGCGGCAAGCCGGCCTGGTGACGTCGGAACGCGAGGGCAAAGAGATCCGATACGCCCTGGCTGATCAGCACGTCGCGCACGTCGTGCTCGATGCGATCGCCCACGTCCAGGAACCGAAAGAGCAGGGGAACGAGCAATGA
- the ykgO gene encoding type B 50S ribosomal protein L36, translating to MKVRASIKSLKKQPGAQVVRRRGKVFVINKLNPRFKGRQG from the coding sequence ATGAAGGTGCGAGCGTCGATCAAGTCCCTCAAGAAGCAGCCGGGCGCCCAGGTGGTGCGCCGTCGCGGCAAGGTCTTCGTCATCAACAAGCTCAACCCCCGCTTCAAGGGGCGCCAGGGGTGA
- a CDS encoding GTP-binding protein, producing the protein MRRTIAIMGVCAPERRTYAERTAVALTRPLHLLRFADLRAAHALPLPRPRATDEFAVVDLGTDVDLVHALLARGGAEVEAVCVVDARHMIGDLLDDAALVASAVAGDARGDVGARARQAALALELATRIVWVNWEQVPTAALAVQMALASHLNPSAVVRLSRDPLSDLRSDAAHEGEILERAGWVRALNGEHDPYMRDNRVMTVRYEQLRPFHAARLSSALDSLDDGAAGRLIRSAGFCRLASRPGILARWEHVGSAMWIEPIGADDGRMGLGQEIVFTGLDLSAPRLAHLLDGAALTDDELAAGPSAWASFDDPLPAWPAVETSIPDATD; encoded by the coding sequence ATGCGTCGAACGATCGCCATCATGGGCGTCTGCGCCCCCGAACGCCGCACCTACGCCGAACGCACCGCGGTCGCCCTGACCAGACCCCTGCACCTGCTGCGCTTCGCCGACCTGCGTGCAGCTCACGCCCTGCCCCTCCCCCGCCCCCGCGCGACCGACGAGTTCGCGGTGGTGGACCTCGGTACCGACGTCGACCTCGTCCACGCCCTCCTCGCACGCGGAGGCGCCGAGGTCGAAGCGGTGTGCGTCGTGGACGCGCGGCACATGATCGGCGACCTCCTCGACGACGCCGCGCTCGTGGCATCCGCGGTCGCCGGTGACGCGCGCGGAGACGTCGGAGCCCGCGCGCGCCAGGCCGCTCTCGCGCTGGAGCTGGCCACGCGGATCGTCTGGGTGAACTGGGAGCAGGTGCCCACGGCGGCCCTCGCCGTCCAGATGGCGCTCGCCTCGCACCTGAACCCGAGCGCGGTGGTGCGGTTGTCGCGCGACCCGCTCAGCGACCTGCGATCGGACGCCGCCCACGAGGGAGAGATCCTCGAGCGCGCCGGGTGGGTCCGCGCCCTCAACGGCGAGCACGACCCGTACATGCGCGACAACCGCGTCATGACGGTGCGCTACGAGCAACTGCGACCGTTCCACGCGGCCCGTCTCTCATCGGCGCTCGACAGCCTCGACGACGGAGCCGCCGGACGCCTCATCCGCTCGGCCGGGTTCTGTCGGCTGGCCTCGCGGCCCGGCATCCTCGCGCGGTGGGAACACGTCGGCTCGGCGATGTGGATCGAACCGATCGGTGCCGACGACGGGCGCATGGGCCTGGGACAGGAGATCGTGTTCACCGGGCTCGACCTCTCGGCCCCGCGACTCGCGCATCTCCTCGACGGTGCGGCCCTGACCGACGACGAGCTCGCTGCGGGGCCCTCGGCGTGGGCGTCGTTCGACGACCCGCTGCCGGCCTGGCCCGCGGTGGAGACGTCGATCCCGGATGCCACCGACTGA
- a CDS encoding DUF72 domain-containing protein: MTASAYIGISGWRYPRWRGDFYPRGLAQRRELAYVGDKLDSIELNGSFYSLQRPSSYQRWRAEVPDRFVFAVKGSRYVTHMLRLNGVHTALANFFASGVLALGSSIGPFLWQLPERVEFDAEVLDDFLRQLPRTTGDALALAREHDERLDGRDWLEIEADLPLRHALEPRSASFLDPEAITILRAHGVALVLADTAGRWPAFDALTADHVYVRLHGSRELYASGYTDAELDAWADRIRGWLDGTASGDGMPRDVYAYFDNDARGRAPYDAMALAARLR; this comes from the coding sequence CTGACCGCGTCGGCGTACATCGGAATCTCCGGCTGGCGTTACCCGCGCTGGCGCGGGGACTTCTACCCGCGCGGGCTCGCGCAGCGTCGCGAGCTCGCGTATGTCGGCGACAAGCTCGACAGCATCGAATTGAACGGGTCGTTCTACTCCCTGCAACGACCTTCCAGCTATCAGCGATGGCGAGCGGAGGTGCCCGACCGATTCGTCTTCGCCGTCAAAGGGTCGCGCTACGTCACGCACATGCTGCGTCTGAACGGCGTCCACACCGCGCTGGCGAACTTCTTCGCCTCCGGCGTGCTCGCGCTCGGCTCTTCCATCGGGCCGTTCCTCTGGCAGCTCCCGGAGCGCGTGGAGTTCGACGCCGAGGTCCTCGACGACTTCCTCCGGCAGCTCCCCCGGACCACCGGGGACGCCCTCGCGCTCGCGCGAGAGCACGACGAACGACTCGACGGCCGCGACTGGCTCGAGATCGAGGCCGACCTCCCGCTGCGCCATGCCCTGGAGCCGCGGTCGGCCTCTTTCCTCGACCCGGAGGCGATCACGATCCTGCGCGCGCACGGCGTTGCCCTCGTCCTCGCCGACACCGCGGGGCGGTGGCCGGCATTCGACGCGCTCACCGCCGACCACGTCTACGTGCGCCTGCACGGATCCCGAGAGCTCTACGCGAGCGGATACACCGACGCCGAGCTCGACGCGTGGGCCGACCGGATCCGTGGCTGGCTCGACGGCACCGCCTCGGGCGACGGGATGCCACGGGACGTGTACGCCTACTTCGACAACGACGCGCGAGGCCGGGCTCCGTACGACGCGATGGCGTTGGCCGCGCGACTGCGCTGA
- a CDS encoding ABC transporter permease has product MSLHRLRTVIGIELRQRVRSVGWYVLLGIFAVILIGVLALSFASFALGNGGNEWFFSLVIMLVLLLVLLVSPTLSGSAVNGDRDAATLAPVQVTLVTTAEIVIGKFLAAWISGLAFLVVALPFLVIATAAGQLNPAVIATSLGILILEVGVVAAIGVGFSAVVARPIFSVASTYLVVAALTIGTLIAFGLGGLAFRTEQVSISRDIDWNALPEGCDPGLLNQGASCPTYDELPCIENRYTSEVPRFDRVWWVLTANPFVILADATPPTYVDGYPRDLFSQISYGVRTAQKAPQTETRFDGCVAPDIPPYETAQDQVAGTAPSWFIGLLVQLIIAGGLLAWGVARTRTPAKRLPPGTRIA; this is encoded by the coding sequence ATGAGCCTTCATCGTCTTCGCACCGTCATCGGCATCGAACTGCGCCAGCGGGTGCGCTCGGTCGGCTGGTACGTACTGCTCGGAATCTTCGCCGTCATCCTCATCGGTGTGCTGGCGCTGTCGTTCGCGTCGTTCGCGCTGGGCAACGGGGGCAACGAGTGGTTCTTCTCGCTCGTCATCATGCTCGTGCTTCTCCTGGTCCTGCTCGTGTCGCCGACGCTGAGCGGGAGCGCGGTGAACGGGGATCGGGATGCCGCGACCCTCGCGCCCGTGCAGGTGACCCTCGTCACGACGGCGGAGATCGTGATCGGCAAGTTCCTCGCCGCGTGGATCTCCGGGCTCGCGTTCCTCGTCGTGGCGCTGCCGTTCCTCGTCATCGCGACGGCCGCCGGGCAGCTGAACCCCGCCGTGATCGCCACCTCGCTCGGCATCCTGATCCTCGAGGTCGGAGTCGTCGCGGCGATCGGGGTGGGCTTCAGCGCGGTCGTCGCGCGGCCGATCTTCTCGGTGGCGAGCACGTACCTCGTCGTCGCCGCGCTCACGATCGGCACGCTCATCGCCTTCGGCCTCGGCGGTCTCGCGTTCCGGACCGAGCAGGTTTCCATCTCGCGCGACATCGACTGGAACGCGCTCCCGGAGGGGTGCGACCCCGGATTGCTGAACCAGGGCGCGAGCTGCCCGACCTACGACGAGCTGCCGTGCATCGAGAACCGGTACACCTCGGAGGTACCGCGCTTCGACCGGGTCTGGTGGGTGCTCACGGCCAACCCGTTCGTGATCCTCGCGGATGCGACGCCTCCGACCTACGTCGACGGCTATCCGCGCGATCTGTTCTCGCAGATCTCCTACGGGGTGCGCACCGCGCAGAAGGCGCCTCAGACCGAGACGCGATTCGACGGGTGCGTGGCACCCGACATTCCTCCGTACGAGACCGCGCAGGACCAGGTCGCCGGAACGGCGCCGAGCTGGTTCATCGGCCTGCTCGTGCAACTGATCATCGCGGGCGGTCTGCTGGCCTGGGGCGTCGCACGCACGCGGACTCCGGCGAAGCGTCTTCCGCCGGGGACCCGAATCGCCTGA
- a CDS encoding ABC transporter ATP-binding protein yields MDVGIDATGVRRSFGSVHAVQDVTFSVAPGRVTGLVGPNGSGKTTLMLMLASLLRPDAGDMSIGGVDPIADPAGARRLLGWMPDSLGAWPSLTAREVLVATAQLYDLSRADARARADALLELVDLAALADSAARVLSRGQKQRLALARALVHDPRVLLLDEPASGLDPQARIALRVLLRRLASEGRTILISSHVLSELEEVVDDAVFMMDGRTVGVDRVAAAATRLRSWRVRLVADPSRGADAARADVAAALGRSVDEVGVDRRDLLVPFADDASAVAGLRALVGAGVAVVEFAPAVGDLEHAFLDLRVAPGGEGSPA; encoded by the coding sequence ATGGATGTGGGGATCGACGCGACGGGGGTGCGGCGCTCTTTCGGGTCCGTCCACGCGGTGCAGGATGTGACCTTCTCGGTGGCTCCGGGCAGGGTGACGGGACTCGTCGGACCGAACGGCTCGGGCAAGACGACGCTCATGCTCATGCTGGCGTCGCTGCTGCGGCCCGACGCCGGCGACATGAGCATCGGCGGCGTCGATCCGATCGCCGATCCCGCCGGTGCCCGCCGTCTTCTGGGATGGATGCCGGACTCCCTGGGAGCGTGGCCGAGTCTCACCGCGCGTGAGGTCCTGGTCGCCACGGCACAGCTGTACGACCTGTCGCGGGCCGACGCCCGCGCCCGCGCCGATGCGCTGCTCGAGCTCGTCGACCTGGCTGCTCTCGCGGACTCTGCGGCGCGCGTCCTCTCCCGCGGACAGAAGCAGCGCCTCGCGCTCGCCCGTGCCCTCGTCCACGACCCGCGCGTGCTGCTGCTCGATGAGCCCGCCTCCGGCCTGGACCCGCAGGCGCGGATCGCCCTGCGCGTGCTGCTCCGACGGCTCGCGTCCGAAGGGCGCACCATCCTCATCTCGAGCCACGTGCTGTCGGAGCTCGAAGAGGTGGTCGACGACGCCGTGTTCATGATGGACGGGCGCACCGTGGGAGTCGACCGGGTCGCGGCGGCGGCGACACGACTGCGGTCGTGGCGGGTGCGGCTCGTCGCCGATCCGTCTCGCGGGGCGGACGCCGCTCGCGCGGATGTGGCGGCCGCGCTCGGTCGATCGGTGGACGAGGTCGGGGTCGATCGCCGTGATCTGCTCGTGCCCTTCGCCGACGACGCGAGCGCCGTCGCCGGGCTGCGTGCGCTCGTGGGTGCGGGCGTCGCGGTCGTGGAGTTCGCCCCGGCGGTGGGCGACCTCGAGCACGCCTTCCTCGATCTGAGAGTCGCCCCGGGCGGCGAGGGGAGCCCCGCATGA
- a CDS encoding NAD(P)-binding protein, whose protein sequence is MTVDVTVVGGGISGLACARAVQDAGRSVRVIDRGRRVGGRLSSRTIEGRPVDLGASYVVVGEAERFGHVVAEWEERELARPWTDTFVVVDGEGDHTPKPGPMRWAAPAGLRSLVLDLAEGVDVVSERTVERVEPYRVDGEDAGEVVLAMPGPQAVRLTDAPVDGGLAWEPVIAVVLRWEERQWPADLHGAFADGDADVSFIADDGDRRGDAAPVLVVHSTAERARRHLDDPDAAIAPVLAATRRLLGIDAEPASAFAHRWTFARPTSTTGESFFRSPGLSACGDAWGESSAVRTAWSSGDALGRALAAS, encoded by the coding sequence ATGACAGTTGACGTGACCGTCGTGGGCGGCGGGATCTCGGGACTCGCATGCGCAAGAGCGGTTCAGGACGCCGGGCGGTCGGTGCGCGTGATCGATCGCGGACGTCGCGTGGGCGGACGGCTGTCCAGCCGCACGATCGAAGGGCGGCCCGTCGATCTCGGGGCGTCATACGTCGTCGTCGGTGAGGCCGAGCGTTTCGGCCACGTCGTCGCCGAGTGGGAGGAGCGCGAGCTCGCCCGGCCCTGGACCGACACCTTCGTCGTCGTGGACGGCGAAGGGGACCACACGCCGAAGCCCGGACCGATGCGATGGGCCGCACCGGCGGGCTTGCGATCGCTCGTCCTGGATCTCGCGGAGGGGGTCGACGTGGTGTCGGAACGCACGGTCGAACGGGTCGAACCGTACCGCGTCGACGGGGAGGACGCCGGCGAGGTCGTGCTGGCGATGCCGGGGCCGCAGGCGGTGCGACTCACCGATGCGCCCGTCGACGGTGGTCTCGCGTGGGAACCGGTGATCGCCGTGGTGCTGCGGTGGGAGGAGCGGCAGTGGCCGGCCGACCTGCACGGAGCCTTCGCCGACGGTGACGCCGACGTGTCGTTCATCGCGGACGACGGCGATCGACGCGGCGACGCGGCGCCGGTGCTCGTCGTGCACTCGACCGCCGAGCGCGCTCGACGCCACCTCGATGACCCCGACGCGGCGATCGCCCCCGTGCTGGCCGCCACCCGGCGGCTGCTGGGCATCGACGCCGAACCCGCGTCGGCGTTCGCGCATCGCTGGACGTTCGCGCGCCCGACCTCGACCACGGGGGAGTCGTTCTTCCGATCCCCCGGGCTTTCGGCGTGCGGCGACGCGTGGGGTGAGAGCTCCGCGGTGCGCACCGCGTGGTCGTCGGGTGATGCGCTCGGCCGCGCGCTCGCGGCATCCTGA
- a CDS encoding glycerophosphodiester phosphodiesterase family protein, producing MPLHRPLVIGHRGAPGYRPEHSASSYALAISAGVDAVEPDVVPSKDGVLVVRHENEISTTTDVAARPEFASRRTSKLVDGERLTGWFVEDLTWDELRTLRCRERLPALRPDSAVFDDTDPVLRLRDVLDLARAGRVGVVLEIKHAATFAALGFDMAALVADELREADWLDDPTLVIESFEPLVLARLRDLGIRAPLVQLIEAEGAPWDLRVRDGADAATYASMLTATGLDTLAEEVDGISPDKRLILAPDRWGRSRGPARFVADARDRGLRVFTWTCRPENTFLLAGFRRHGGRAAFGDYRREWAVLREADLDGVFVDHPDLGVEIFGS from the coding sequence GTGCCGCTCCACCGCCCTCTCGTCATCGGTCATCGCGGGGCTCCCGGCTACCGTCCCGAGCATTCGGCGAGCTCGTACGCGCTCGCGATCTCCGCGGGAGTGGATGCCGTCGAACCCGACGTCGTCCCCTCGAAAGACGGTGTGCTGGTGGTGCGCCACGAGAACGAGATCAGCACGACCACCGACGTCGCCGCTCGACCAGAGTTCGCCTCGCGGCGCACCTCGAAGCTCGTCGACGGGGAGCGGCTGACCGGGTGGTTCGTCGAGGACCTCACGTGGGACGAGCTGCGGACCCTCCGCTGCCGCGAACGTCTCCCGGCTCTGCGGCCGGACAGCGCCGTCTTCGACGACACCGATCCGGTGCTGCGCCTGCGCGACGTTCTCGACCTCGCGCGCGCGGGCCGGGTGGGCGTCGTCCTCGAGATCAAGCACGCGGCCACCTTCGCCGCTCTCGGCTTCGACATGGCGGCGCTCGTCGCCGACGAGCTTCGCGAGGCCGACTGGCTCGACGATCCGACGCTCGTGATCGAGTCGTTCGAACCCCTCGTGCTGGCGCGGCTGCGCGATCTCGGCATCCGCGCACCTCTGGTGCAGCTCATCGAGGCGGAGGGGGCACCCTGGGATCTCCGGGTGCGGGACGGGGCGGATGCCGCGACCTACGCGTCCATGCTCACGGCCACCGGTCTGGACACCCTCGCGGAGGAGGTCGACGGGATCAGCCCCGACAAACGGTTGATCCTCGCCCCTGACCGATGGGGCCGCTCGCGCGGGCCGGCCCGGTTCGTCGCGGACGCCCGCGATCGGGGACTGCGCGTCTTCACGTGGACATGCCGTCCGGAGAATACGTTCCTCCTCGCTGGATTCCGCCGCCATGGGGGACGCGCGGCGTTCGGCGACTACCGGCGAGAGTGGGCAGTACTGCGCGAGGCCGACCTCGACGGCGTGTTCGTCGATCACCCCGACCTGGGCGTGGAGATCTTCGGCAGCTGA
- a CDS encoding Bax inhibitor-1/YccA family protein gives MALNNPAFNTPAFQDPRAGAQTRYTPPAAPTASAAAAAEAANLEGMYTAPPAGAVETDRMTVEDTVFKTLALFGILVVGAVVGWIWSMAGVNVANPNPSAAPMIVGGLVGFVLAMVAIFKKKPSVPVFLAYAAFEGLFVGGISAFFEFMFPGIVIQATLATLSVVGVTLALFASGKVRASARATKIFMIAMIGYMVFGLINLGLMLFNAPIAGGAFGMYSTVKILGIPLGVIIGVVVVIMAAYSLVLDFDQIQRGVRNGAARVYGWVGAFGIMVTVVWLYVEILRLLAILRGNN, from the coding sequence GTGGCCCTCAATAACCCGGCATTCAATACCCCGGCGTTCCAGGACCCTCGTGCCGGCGCCCAGACGCGTTACACCCCTCCCGCGGCTCCCACCGCGAGCGCTGCCGCAGCCGCTGAAGCAGCCAACCTCGAGGGCATGTACACCGCGCCCCCGGCTGGCGCCGTCGAAACCGACCGCATGACGGTCGAAGACACCGTTTTCAAGACGCTCGCGCTGTTCGGCATCCTCGTCGTCGGTGCCGTCGTCGGCTGGATCTGGTCGATGGCCGGCGTCAACGTCGCCAACCCCAACCCCAGCGCCGCCCCCATGATCGTCGGTGGCCTCGTCGGCTTCGTCCTCGCGATGGTGGCGATCTTCAAGAAGAAGCCGTCCGTTCCGGTCTTCCTCGCCTACGCCGCGTTCGAGGGCCTGTTCGTCGGTGGCATCTCGGCGTTCTTCGAGTTCATGTTCCCCGGCATTGTCATCCAGGCGACGCTCGCGACCCTGTCGGTCGTCGGTGTGACCCTCGCGCTCTTCGCGAGCGGCAAGGTGCGCGCCTCGGCTCGTGCCACGAAGATCTTCATGATCGCGATGATCGGCTACATGGTGTTCGGCCTCATCAACCTCGGCCTCATGCTGTTCAACGCCCCGATCGCAGGTGGCGCCTTCGGCATGTACAGCACCGTCAAGATCCTCGGCATCCCGCTCGGTGTGATCATCGGGGTCGTCGTGGTCATCATGGCCGCGTACTCGCTGGTGCTCGACTTCGACCAGATCCAGCGCGGCGTCCGCAACGGCGCCGCCCGCGTCTACGGCTGGGTCGGCGCCTTCGGCATCATGGTCACCGTGGTGTGGCTGTACGTCGAGATCCTGCGCCTGCTCGCGATCCTGCGCGGCAACAACTGA
- the ligD gene encoding non-homologous end-joining DNA ligase yields the protein MSPAKTPAEILDIDGHEVRVTSPDRVVFTGPGLTKLDLVRYYLAVAEGALRGAGGRPMVLKRFSKGLNQEPFFQKRVPENHPAFIDTATLRYASGTSAEETVVRDAAGLAWVVNLGCLDLNPHPVRAEDLDHPDELRVDLDPMPGVDWAQIVDVAFIAREVLEDHGLVGWPKTSGSRGLHILVRIRPEWDFTDVRLAAETLAREVENRAPGLATARWWKEERGESVFVDFNQNAKDRTVASAYSIRALPDARVSTPLTWDEVRDRRPEEFTVLTVPERFAAIGDPHSGIDDAAGSLDALLALAAELGPAEKPPRGSDGSGRRASTMPLIEVARTKTKPEALDALETWKERHPQAAAALHPADVLVDGMRGSSSLWYRVRVNLQHVPDAERPAQEDLIADYDPWAGRSGA from the coding sequence ATGAGCCCCGCGAAGACTCCCGCCGAGATCCTCGACATCGACGGCCACGAGGTGCGCGTCACCAGCCCCGACCGCGTGGTCTTCACGGGGCCCGGCCTCACCAAGCTCGACCTCGTCCGCTACTACCTCGCCGTCGCCGAAGGCGCCCTGCGTGGCGCCGGTGGTCGGCCGATGGTGCTCAAACGCTTCTCCAAAGGCCTGAACCAGGAGCCGTTCTTCCAGAAACGCGTGCCCGAGAACCACCCCGCCTTCATCGACACCGCGACGCTGCGTTACGCCTCGGGCACCTCGGCCGAAGAGACGGTGGTCCGGGATGCCGCGGGCCTGGCGTGGGTGGTCAACCTGGGCTGCCTCGACCTCAACCCGCACCCCGTCCGCGCGGAAGACCTCGACCACCCTGACGAACTGCGCGTCGACCTCGACCCGATGCCCGGCGTCGACTGGGCGCAGATCGTCGATGTGGCGTTCATCGCCCGCGAGGTGCTCGAGGATCACGGACTCGTCGGGTGGCCGAAGACCTCCGGTTCGCGGGGTCTCCACATCCTCGTGCGCATCCGGCCGGAATGGGATTTCACCGACGTGCGCCTCGCCGCCGAGACCCTCGCCCGCGAGGTCGAGAACCGCGCGCCCGGGCTCGCGACCGCGCGGTGGTGGAAGGAGGAACGCGGCGAGAGCGTCTTCGTCGACTTCAACCAGAACGCGAAAGACCGCACCGTGGCCTCCGCGTACTCGATCCGGGCGCTTCCCGACGCTCGCGTCTCCACTCCGCTCACCTGGGACGAGGTTCGCGACCGTCGCCCCGAAGAGTTCACCGTCCTCACGGTACCCGAGCGCTTCGCGGCCATCGGCGACCCGCACTCGGGCATCGACGACGCCGCGGGCTCCCTCGATGCTCTGCTGGCGCTGGCCGCGGAACTCGGCCCCGCCGAGAAACCCCCACGCGGTTCCGACGGCTCGGGCCGCCGCGCTTCCACCATGCCCCTCATCGAGGTCGCCCGCACGAAGACCAAGCCCGAGGCGCTCGACGCCCTCGAGACCTGGAAGGAGCGGCATCCACAGGCCGCCGCCGCTCTTCACCCCGCCGACGTCCTCGTCGACGGCATGCGGGGCTCGAGCTCGCTCTGGTACCGGGTGCGCGTGAACCTGCAGCACGTCCCGGATGCCGAGCGCCCCGCGCAGGAAGACCTGATCGCCGACTACGACCCGTGGGCGGGCCGCTCCGGCGCCTGA
- a CDS encoding TetR-like C-terminal domain-containing protein, producing the protein MPTPERTTIDEIVAEAARLLEAGGPSAVTMQAVAVAVGVKAPSLYKRVRDRDALLGLVGAAAADELTGRLESAAGDLGDLLSAFRAFGHERPEAFRLLFTTTVDADRLAATSEPVLRATREVVGVAQSLHAARLLTAWATGFVTMELAGAFRLGGDLDEAFRYGMDHLVSSLMHAQAPERPAHGS; encoded by the coding sequence ATGCCGACACCCGAACGCACGACGATCGACGAGATCGTGGCGGAAGCCGCGCGACTCCTCGAGGCAGGCGGACCGTCCGCCGTCACGATGCAGGCCGTGGCCGTGGCCGTCGGGGTCAAGGCCCCCTCGCTCTACAAGCGTGTGCGCGATCGCGATGCCCTGCTCGGTCTGGTCGGTGCGGCGGCCGCGGATGAGCTGACGGGCCGACTCGAGAGCGCCGCGGGAGACCTCGGCGACCTTCTTTCTGCGTTCCGTGCCTTCGGGCACGAGAGGCCGGAGGCCTTCCGCCTGCTCTTCACCACGACCGTGGACGCGGACCGTCTCGCCGCGACGAGCGAGCCGGTGCTGCGCGCGACGCGGGAAGTCGTCGGGGTCGCGCAGTCCCTCCACGCCGCGCGGTTGCTCACCGCATGGGCGACCGGTTTCGTCACGATGGAACTCGCGGGCGCCTTCCGCCTCGGCGGCGATCTCGACGAGGCCTTCCGCTACGGCATGGATCACCTCGTGAGCTCACTGATGCACGCTCAGGCGCCGGAGCGGCCCGCCCACGGGTCGTAG